The following are from one region of the Hydrogenophaga sp. BPS33 genome:
- a CDS encoding DMT family transporter, with the protein MSLTAFSLVVLAGLIHACWNIAAKKAAGDARFVFFTCIVLMLVWAPLGWWLGREEVPRWGAIEWGFVVASGVLHVVYFVVLLRGYRKADLTVVYPLARGSGPLLSSLFAIAFLGEHISALGALGIAGVVGGVFLIAGGPGLLRAAHDPKARQRVHKGMAYGLLTGVFIAGYTLVDGYAVKFLLMSPILIDYMGNFVRLLLLAPSVLRDLPTARQLWRVQWRYALLVAVVSPVAYVLVLYAMQQAPLSHVAPAREVSMLFAALIGGHLLGEGDRFARILGALCIAAGVTALALG; encoded by the coding sequence ATGTCATTGACCGCCTTCAGTCTTGTCGTCCTTGCCGGCCTGATCCACGCCTGCTGGAACATCGCCGCCAAAAAGGCCGCGGGAGATGCTCGTTTCGTCTTCTTCACCTGCATTGTTCTGATGCTGGTCTGGGCTCCGCTGGGCTGGTGGCTTGGGCGCGAAGAGGTGCCGCGCTGGGGTGCCATCGAGTGGGGCTTTGTGGTCGCCAGCGGCGTGCTGCACGTTGTCTACTTCGTGGTCTTGCTGCGGGGCTACCGCAAGGCCGACCTGACCGTGGTGTACCCGCTGGCGCGCGGCTCAGGGCCGTTGCTGTCTTCGCTTTTCGCCATCGCCTTCCTGGGTGAACACATTTCCGCGCTCGGTGCTTTGGGCATCGCCGGCGTGGTGGGCGGCGTGTTTCTCATCGCCGGCGGCCCTGGTCTGCTGCGCGCCGCGCACGACCCGAAGGCGCGCCAGCGCGTGCACAAAGGCATGGCCTACGGCTTGCTCACTGGCGTGTTCATCGCCGGCTACACGCTGGTGGACGGCTATGCCGTCAAGTTCCTCCTCATGTCCCCCATCCTGATCGACTACATGGGCAACTTCGTGCGCCTCCTGCTGCTCGCACCCAGCGTGCTGCGCGACCTGCCCACCGCGCGCCAGCTCTGGCGCGTGCAATGGCGTTACGCCCTGCTGGTGGCGGTGGTCAGCCCCGTGGCCTATGTGCTGGTGCTTTATGCCATGCAGCAAGCGCCGCTGTCGCACGTGGCGCCCGCGCGCGAGGTGTCCATGTTGTTCGCCGCGCTGATCGGCGGCCACTTGCTGGGCGAGGGCGACCGCTTCGCGCGCATTCTCGGTGCGCTGTGCATCGCCGCTGGTGTGACGGCGCTGGCGTTGGGATGA
- a CDS encoding VOC family protein, with protein MKIEEVFAYLCVSDANAAIAFYQRAFGAAEKFRLTEPSGRIGHAEMAFGRMTIMLSEEYPEYGIRSASTIGSTPVSIHLHVDNADRMIEQALSAGATLERAAQDAFYGERSGVVRDPFGHRWLIGHHIEDVSPDEMQRRYTEVMNAGKPDAD; from the coding sequence ATGAAGATCGAAGAAGTGTTCGCCTATCTCTGCGTGAGCGACGCCAACGCCGCCATTGCCTTCTACCAGCGCGCTTTCGGAGCAGCGGAGAAATTCCGCCTCACCGAGCCGAGCGGGCGCATTGGCCACGCCGAAATGGCGTTCGGACGCATGACCATCATGCTCAGCGAGGAGTACCCGGAGTACGGCATCCGCTCGGCGTCCACCATCGGTTCCACGCCCGTGTCCATCCACCTGCATGTCGACAACGCCGACCGCATGATCGAGCAAGCCCTGAGCGCCGGCGCCACGCTGGAGCGCGCCGCGCAGGACGCCTTCTACGGCGAACGCTCCGGCGTGGTGCGCGATCCGTTCGGTCACCGCTGGCTGATCGGGCACCACATCGAAGACGTCAGCCCCGATGAGATGCAGCGGCGCTACACCGAGGTGATGAACGCGGGTAAACCAGACGCGGATTGA
- the folE gene encoding GTP cyclohydrolase I yields the protein MLTKTATDMTSAAPPDDDVGVPVSVKIRERVKAARQRFHSNDNIAEFIQPGELELLLDEVAEKMQGVLDAMVIDTENDHNTGDTARRVAKMYIKEVFNGRYVKGPSITEFPNAEHLNELMIVGPITVRSACSHHFCPVIGKLWIGVMPNEHTNVIGLSKYARLAEWIMGRPQIQEEAVVQLADLIQEKTQPDGLAVVMEASHYCMAWRGVKDMDSKMINSVMRGVFLKDPNLRREFLSLIPRKS from the coding sequence ATGCTGACGAAAACCGCCACCGACATGACCTCCGCAGCTCCCCCTGACGACGACGTGGGCGTGCCCGTGTCGGTCAAGATCCGCGAACGCGTCAAGGCCGCGCGCCAGCGCTTCCATTCCAACGACAACATCGCCGAATTCATCCAGCCCGGCGAGTTGGAGCTCTTGCTCGACGAAGTCGCTGAAAAAATGCAGGGCGTGCTAGACGCGATGGTGATCGACACCGAGAACGACCACAACACCGGCGACACCGCGCGCCGCGTGGCCAAGATGTACATCAAGGAAGTGTTCAATGGCCGCTACGTCAAGGGCCCGAGCATCACCGAGTTCCCCAATGCCGAACACCTCAACGAGTTGATGATCGTCGGCCCGATCACCGTGCGCAGCGCCTGCAGCCACCACTTCTGCCCGGTCATCGGCAAGCTCTGGATCGGCGTGATGCCCAACGAGCACACCAACGTCATCGGCCTGTCCAAGTACGCGCGACTGGCCGAGTGGATCATGGGCCGCCCGCAGATCCAGGAAGAGGCCGTGGTGCAACTGGCCGACCTGATCCAGGAAAAGACCCAGCCCGACGGCCTGGCCGTGGTCATGGAAGCCAGCCACTACTGCATGGCCTGGCGCGGCGTGAAGGACATGGACAGCAAGATGATCAACTCGGTCATGCGCGGCGTGTTCCTGAAAGACCCGAACCTGCGGCGCGAATTCCTCTCCCTTATTCCCCGGAAATCCTGA
- a CDS encoding MBL fold metallo-hydrolase codes for MPSAQRGEDGLYRNPADPSDRPTQGTWAIWSRLLFETQDGAEPRDAIPVHRIGRTELDALDPAANHIIRLGHSSHLLKLRGTYWLIDPVFSERASPVQWAGPKRFHAPPLSLDELPPIDGLVLSHDHYDHLDEATIAYLRERVQRYFVPLGLRARLQAMGVDPQRVSELDWWQGASHAGVQLTAAPAHHFSGRTLWDRNSTLWASWLIQSGEERLYFSGDSGYFQGFKTIGERAGRIDIALLENGAYDSYWPSVHLSPEETIQAFKDLGAQQLYLVHNSTFNLGFHHWRDPMERVADIAERESLPLATPVIGEVLTVGRPRQNVRWWKDLR; via the coding sequence ATGCCCTCCGCGCAACGCGGTGAGGACGGCCTGTACCGCAACCCTGCCGACCCGAGCGACCGTCCCACCCAAGGCACCTGGGCCATCTGGAGCCGCCTCCTGTTCGAGACGCAGGACGGTGCCGAACCGCGCGATGCGATTCCGGTGCACCGCATCGGCCGCACCGAGCTCGACGCGCTCGATCCGGCCGCCAACCACATCATCCGCCTGGGCCATTCGTCGCACCTGCTCAAACTGCGCGGCACCTATTGGTTGATCGACCCGGTGTTCAGCGAGCGCGCATCGCCTGTGCAGTGGGCGGGCCCGAAGCGCTTTCACGCGCCGCCGCTCTCGCTCGACGAGCTCCCGCCGATCGATGGGCTGGTGCTGTCGCACGACCACTACGACCACCTCGACGAAGCCACCATCGCCTACCTGCGCGAACGCGTGCAGCGTTACTTCGTACCGCTGGGACTGCGGGCGCGCCTGCAAGCGATGGGCGTGGACCCCCAGCGCGTGAGCGAGCTCGACTGGTGGCAAGGTGCCAGCCACGCCGGTGTGCAACTCACCGCCGCGCCGGCGCATCATTTTTCTGGCCGCACGCTGTGGGACCGCAACAGCACGTTGTGGGCCTCATGGCTCATCCAAAGTGGTGAAGAGCGCCTCTATTTCAGCGGCGATTCGGGCTATTTTCAAGGCTTCAAGACCATTGGCGAGCGCGCCGGTCGCATCGACATCGCCCTGCTGGAGAACGGCGCGTACGACAGCTACTGGCCCTCCGTGCACCTGTCGCCCGAGGAAACCATCCAGGCCTTCAAGGACCTGGGTGCGCAGCAGCTTTACCTGGTGCACAACAGCACCTTCAACCTGGGCTTTCACCACTGGCGCGATCCCATGGAGCGCGTCGCCGACATCGCCGAGCGTGAAAGCCTGCCGCTGGCCACGCCGGTGATCGGCGAAGTGCTCACGGTCGGGCGGCCGCGCCAGAACGTGCGGTGGTGGAAAGATTTGCGCTGA
- a CDS encoding helix-turn-helix domain-containing protein produces the protein MPLLRPPVPALRPFVAQLWASGDPVDAAGASPWREHALPSGAMHLVVRLTDRVLRIADPFQHGSAQAVVPSLVGGMRSRYYVRELAGPSCSVGAVLRPGAAQCLFGVGADALAERHTSLEDLWGLAARELRERLLSQRRPEDRLAVFEAELAARLPRVHGLHPAVAQALAQFPAGASVAEVVRQGGVSHRRFIELFRRSVGLAPKTFLRVLRFQRALPALRAGQPLAAVAVDLGYSDQSHFSREFLAFSGVTPLAYRLQHGTEMNHLPMKAG, from the coding sequence ATGCCGCTCCTGCGCCCGCCTGTGCCCGCCCTGCGTCCCTTCGTGGCGCAGCTGTGGGCGAGTGGCGATCCCGTGGACGCGGCGGGCGCATCGCCCTGGCGCGAACACGCCTTGCCCAGCGGCGCGATGCATCTGGTCGTGCGCTTGACCGACCGTGTGTTGCGCATCGCTGACCCCTTCCAGCACGGGAGCGCACAGGCGGTGGTGCCCTCGTTGGTGGGCGGCATGCGTTCGCGTTACTACGTGCGCGAGCTGGCGGGGCCGTCGTGCTCGGTCGGCGCGGTGTTGCGGCCCGGTGCGGCCCAATGCTTGTTCGGTGTGGGTGCCGACGCACTGGCCGAGCGGCACACCTCCCTGGAGGACCTGTGGGGCCTGGCCGCGCGCGAGCTGCGCGAACGGTTGTTGTCGCAACGTCGGCCTGAAGACCGACTGGCCGTGTTCGAAGCCGAACTGGCGGCGCGCCTGCCGCGCGTGCATGGCCTGCACCCGGCCGTGGCCCAGGCCCTCGCACAGTTTCCGGCAGGCGCCTCGGTCGCCGAGGTGGTGCGCCAGGGCGGCGTGAGCCACCGCCGCTTCATCGAATTGTTCCGCCGGAGCGTGGGGCTTGCGCCCAAGACCTTTCTGCGCGTGCTGCGCTTCCAGCGCGCCTTGCCGGCCTTGCGCGCGGGCCAGCCGCTGGCGGCGGTCGCGGTGGACCTGGGCTACAGCGACCAGTCGCATTTCAGCCGCGAGTTCCTGGCCTTCAGTGGCGTCACGCCGCTGGCTTACCGGCTGCAACACGGCACCGAGATGAACCACCTGCCGATGAAGGCCGGTTGA
- a CDS encoding DUF429 domain-containing protein codes for MNSATTLTLLGCDFTSAPSRRKPITLAVGRADRGRVVLDAVERFETLDAWAERMAAPGRWVGGFDLPFGLPRELVTHLGWPTDWSACMAHYAALSRESIRDSFAAFCDARPVGGKFAHRATDGPAGSSPSMKWVNPPVAFMLHAGVPRLVAAGVTLPGLHEGDGSRVGLEAYPGLLARSVLGSTSYKSDDKARQTPERLIARKTLIHALENGQAPLLQAVGLRLKLTHAQHDTLVADASGDSLDAVLCLLQAAWAEQRHRAGAPRWGLPEFDPLEGWIVTA; via the coding sequence ATGAACTCGGCCACCACTCTCACGCTCCTGGGCTGCGACTTCACCAGCGCGCCCAGCCGCCGCAAACCCATCACGCTGGCGGTGGGACGCGCCGACCGTGGCCGCGTGGTGCTCGATGCGGTCGAGCGCTTCGAGACACTCGATGCCTGGGCCGAGCGCATGGCGGCGCCGGGCCGCTGGGTCGGCGGCTTCGACCTGCCCTTTGGCCTGCCGCGCGAACTGGTGACCCACCTGGGCTGGCCCACCGACTGGAGCGCCTGCATGGCGCACTACGCCGCACTGAGCCGCGAGTCCATCCGCGACAGCTTTGCCGCCTTCTGCGACGCGCGCCCCGTGGGTGGCAAGTTCGCCCACCGCGCCACCGACGGCCCGGCCGGTTCCAGCCCGAGCATGAAGTGGGTCAACCCGCCGGTCGCTTTCATGCTGCATGCTGGCGTGCCGCGCCTGGTCGCCGCCGGTGTCACGCTGCCGGGTTTGCACGAGGGCGATGGCAGCCGCGTCGGCTTGGAGGCTTACCCCGGCCTTCTCGCGCGCAGCGTGCTCGGCAGCACGTCGTACAAGAGCGACGACAAGGCCCGGCAAACCCCCGAGCGTCTGATCGCGCGCAAGACGCTGATCCACGCGCTGGAAAACGGCCAGGCGCCCCTGCTGCAAGCCGTGGGCCTGCGTCTCAAGCTCACGCATGCCCAGCACGACACGCTGGTTGCCGACGCCAGCGGCGACAGCCTGGACGCGGTGCTTTGCCTGCTGCAGGCGGCCTGGGCCGAGCAGCGGCACCGAGCCGGCGCGCCGCGCTGGGGGCTGCCCGAATTCGACCCGCTCGAAGGCTGGATCGTCACCGCCTGA
- a CDS encoding thermonuclease family protein: MPAKNFLACHLVLGCWFGLGIGVASADEPPTETVYAARVSRVFDGDTLWVKPLDGGRYRKLRIDGIDAPEICQGGGIASRDALARRVLHQVVEVRVRGSDDYGRGIAKLRHQSDDVAAWMVVQGQAWSYRWGRSLGPFKSEEAQARQARKGLFADASPELPRAFRQRHGPCPLPPR, encoded by the coding sequence ATGCCGGCGAAGAACTTTCTTGCTTGCCACCTGGTCCTGGGCTGCTGGTTCGGTCTGGGCATAGGCGTGGCCAGCGCGGACGAACCGCCTACCGAAACGGTGTACGCCGCACGCGTGAGCCGTGTGTTCGATGGCGACACGTTGTGGGTCAAGCCCCTCGACGGCGGCCGCTACCGCAAGTTGCGTATCGATGGCATCGACGCGCCGGAGATCTGCCAAGGTGGCGGCATCGCCTCGCGCGATGCATTGGCCCGGCGTGTGCTCCACCAGGTGGTGGAAGTGCGCGTGCGGGGCAGCGACGACTACGGCCGAGGCATCGCGAAGCTGCGTCACCAGAGCGACGACGTTGCCGCCTGGATGGTGGTGCAGGGACAGGCCTGGTCGTACCGTTGGGGCCGCAGCCTGGGGCCGTTCAAGAGCGAAGAGGCGCAGGCCCGACAGGCGCGCAAGGGGCTGTTCGCCGACGCATCACCCGAGCTGCCAAGGGCGTTTCGCCAGCGCCATGGGCCGTGCCCTTTGCCACCGCGCTGA
- a CDS encoding 6,7-dimethyl-8-ribityllumazine synthase, producing the protein MNQTESSQHLHLPATLRFAFVEASWHADIVHQARDAFFAEMAQAGFGADSIDVFDVPGAFEIPLHAQRLARSGRYAAVVGSALVVDGGIYRHDFVASTVVQALMNVQLDTGVPMISAVLTPHHFHEHAEHRKYFMRHFAVKGTEAAQACLQTVAGLRKLDGLLAAA; encoded by the coding sequence ATGAATCAGACCGAGTCTTCCCAACACCTCCACCTTCCTGCCACCTTGCGCTTCGCGTTCGTCGAAGCCTCCTGGCATGCCGACATCGTGCACCAGGCGCGCGATGCCTTCTTCGCCGAGATGGCCCAGGCCGGCTTCGGCGCCGACAGCATCGACGTGTTCGACGTGCCCGGGGCGTTCGAGATCCCGCTGCACGCGCAGCGCCTGGCCCGCTCGGGCCGCTACGCCGCCGTCGTGGGCAGCGCGCTCGTGGTCGATGGCGGCATCTATCGCCACGACTTCGTCGCCAGCACGGTGGTGCAGGCGCTCATGAACGTGCAGCTGGATACCGGCGTGCCCATGATCTCGGCCGTGCTCACGCCGCACCACTTCCACGAGCACGCCGAGCACCGCAAGTACTTCATGCGCCACTTCGCCGTGAAGGGTACCGAGGCCGCGCAGGCCTGCCTGCAGACCGTGGCCGGTCTGCGCAAGCTCGACGGCCTGCTCGCCGCAGCCTGA
- a CDS encoding HesA/MoeB/ThiF family protein: protein MDDAQLLRYSRHILLNELGVEGQEALLASHALVIGAGGLGSPVALYLGSAGVGRITVVDHDTVDVTNLQRQIAHNLARVGHAKAESVREAVAAINPDVVVTPVVQRADAALLDALVAQADVVLDCTDNFDTRHAINRACVAHRKPLVSGAAIRMDGQLSVYDSRTPGNPCYACVFPQDAGVEEALCATMGVFAPLVGLVGTMQAAEALKLLTGLGSRITGRLLMIDGRDLGFTSIALPQNPQCKVCSHPPAPLRGFPPL, encoded by the coding sequence TTGGACGACGCACAGCTCCTGCGCTATTCGCGCCACATCCTGCTCAACGAACTCGGCGTCGAAGGCCAGGAGGCACTGCTCGCCTCGCATGCGCTGGTGATCGGCGCGGGAGGCCTCGGCTCGCCGGTGGCGCTGTACCTGGGCAGCGCGGGCGTGGGTCGCATCACGGTGGTGGACCACGACACGGTCGATGTGACCAACCTGCAGCGCCAGATCGCCCACAACCTTGCCCGCGTGGGCCACGCCAAGGCCGAATCGGTGCGCGAGGCGGTCGCCGCGATCAACCCCGACGTGGTCGTGACACCGGTGGTGCAGCGGGCCGATGCCGCGCTGCTTGACGCGCTCGTCGCGCAAGCCGACGTGGTGCTCGACTGCACCGACAACTTTGACACCCGCCATGCCATCAACCGGGCCTGCGTGGCACACCGCAAGCCACTGGTGTCGGGCGCGGCGATCCGCATGGACGGCCAGCTCAGCGTGTACGACAGCCGCACCCCGGGCAACCCGTGTTACGCCTGCGTGTTCCCGCAAGACGCCGGCGTGGAAGAAGCCTTGTGCGCGACCATGGGTGTGTTCGCGCCGCTGGTGGGCCTGGTAGGCACCATGCAGGCCGCCGAGGCTCTCAAGCTGCTCACCGGCCTGGGCTCTCGCATCACCGGCCGCCTGCTCATGATCGATGGGCGCGATCTCGGGTTCACCTCGATCGCGCTACCGCAGAACCCGCAGTGCAAAGTCTGCAGTCACCCCCCTGCGCCGCTGCGCGGCTTCCCCCCTCTGTAG
- a CDS encoding BLUF domain-containing protein produces MLVRLLYVSRAVDKDCTKAIDSILEASRLHNMGNGITGVLCYGGGVFLQAIEGGRSAVNALYNHIVADARHTDVELLEYEEITERRFGGWTMGQVNLSKVNTSIVLKYSERPEFDPYAVSGRVSLALLEELMATASIIGRG; encoded by the coding sequence ATGCTGGTACGCCTGCTCTACGTCAGCCGCGCAGTCGACAAGGACTGCACCAAGGCGATCGACTCCATCCTGGAGGCTTCGCGCCTGCACAACATGGGCAACGGCATCACCGGCGTGCTCTGCTATGGCGGTGGCGTGTTCCTGCAAGCCATCGAAGGTGGGCGCAGCGCGGTCAACGCGCTCTACAACCACATCGTGGCCGATGCGCGCCACACCGACGTGGAACTGCTGGAGTACGAAGAGATCACCGAGCGCCGCTTTGGCGGCTGGACCATGGGCCAGGTGAATCTCTCGAAGGTCAACACGTCCATCGTATTGAAGTATTCCGAGCGGCCCGAGTTCGACCCCTACGCCGTTTCGGGTCGCGTTTCGCTGGCGCTGCTCGAAGAATTGATGGCCACCGCCAGCATCATAGGACGGGGATGA
- a CDS encoding ATP-dependent DNA ligase produces MKRFAALFDELDATTATNAKVAALRRYLTEVDDADAAWAVYFLSGGKPRQLIKTAQLRAQAIADSGLPEWLFEASYQAVGDLAETIALVLPLPRGARGLDTSLSEWMETRLLPLRGQSDEAVAQALGEGWRELDATGRFLLVKLVGGGFRVGVSKLLVQRALAAHAGLDAKQIAARMMGYTDSKRLPTAERYRALVAPVDTDAAAQGDPSQPYPFFLASALGNEAGDDLLAMELASAGTADTVQARLGAPGDWLAEWKFDGIRGQIVKRAGQVWVWSRGEELMSERFPELLALAQRWPDGTVIDGEILVWDDGLAGPALPGSERPGGPAPFALLQQRIGRKTLGPKVLAAAPVGFMAYDLLEAGDEDLRHTPQHERRARLEALAARLNETPGPRLWLSPVLTGDWVALAAWRTQARALGVEGLMLKHRDSHYGTGRQKRGDGSALLAWWKWKIDPLSVDGVLIYAQAGHGRRASVYTDYTFAVWNRTPVHAAEAQAVVDAIAQRRPADPDGLQLVAFTKAYSGLTDEEFKAVDKVIRENTLEKFGPVRSVRPTLVFELAFEGIARSARHKSGVALRFPRMQRIRYDKPLHEANTLQDLEQLLG; encoded by the coding sequence ATGAAACGCTTCGCCGCGCTTTTCGACGAGCTCGATGCCACCACGGCGACCAACGCCAAGGTCGCCGCGCTGCGCCGCTACCTCACCGAGGTGGACGACGCCGACGCCGCCTGGGCGGTCTACTTCCTGTCCGGGGGCAAACCGCGCCAACTCATCAAGACCGCGCAGCTGCGTGCCCAGGCGATCGCCGATTCGGGCCTGCCGGAATGGCTCTTCGAAGCCAGCTACCAGGCGGTGGGCGATCTGGCCGAAACCATTGCGCTCGTGCTGCCGCTGCCGCGCGGGGCACGCGGCCTGGACACCTCGTTGAGCGAATGGATGGAAACGCGCCTGCTGCCTCTGCGCGGCCAGAGCGACGAGGCCGTGGCCCAGGCGCTGGGAGAGGGGTGGCGCGAACTCGACGCCACCGGCCGCTTCCTGCTGGTGAAGCTCGTGGGCGGCGGCTTTCGTGTGGGCGTGAGCAAGCTGCTGGTGCAGCGCGCGCTGGCGGCGCACGCCGGGCTGGATGCGAAGCAGATCGCCGCGCGCATGATGGGCTACACCGACAGCAAGCGCCTGCCCACGGCCGAGCGCTACCGCGCGCTGGTGGCCCCTGTGGACACCGACGCCGCTGCGCAGGGCGACCCGAGCCAACCCTATCCGTTCTTCCTGGCCAGTGCACTGGGCAACGAGGCGGGCGACGACTTGCTGGCGATGGAGTTGGCCAGCGCGGGTACGGCCGACACGGTGCAGGCCCGCCTGGGCGCGCCGGGTGACTGGCTCGCCGAGTGGAAGTTCGATGGCATCCGCGGCCAGATCGTCAAGCGCGCGGGCCAGGTGTGGGTGTGGTCGCGGGGCGAAGAGCTCATGAGCGAGCGCTTTCCCGAGTTGCTGGCGCTTGCGCAGCGCTGGCCCGATGGCACGGTGATCGACGGCGAGATCCTGGTATGGGACGACGGACTCGCCGGGCCCGCCCTGCCGGGGAGCGAACGCCCTGGGGGGCCGGCGCCGTTTGCCCTGCTGCAGCAGCGCATCGGCCGCAAGACGCTGGGGCCGAAAGTGCTGGCCGCCGCGCCGGTGGGCTTCATGGCGTACGACCTGCTGGAAGCCGGTGACGAAGACCTGCGCCACACGCCGCAGCACGAGCGCCGGGCCCGCCTCGAAGCCCTGGCCGCCCGCCTCAACGAAACACCCGGACCCCGCCTGTGGCTCTCGCCGGTGCTGACCGGAGACTGGGTGGCGCTGGCCGCCTGGCGCACCCAGGCGCGCGCACTCGGCGTCGAAGGCCTCATGCTCAAACACCGCGACAGCCACTACGGCACCGGGCGGCAAAAGCGCGGCGACGGCTCGGCGCTGCTGGCGTGGTGGAAATGGAAGATCGATCCGCTCTCGGTCGATGGCGTGCTGATCTACGCCCAGGCCGGGCATGGCCGGCGCGCGTCGGTCTACACCGACTACACCTTCGCGGTGTGGAACCGCACGCCCGTCCATGCCGCCGAGGCCCAGGCGGTGGTCGACGCCATCGCGCAACGCCGTCCTGCCGATCCCGACGGGCTGCAACTCGTGGCCTTCACCAAGGCCTATTCCGGGTTGACCGACGAGGAGTTCAAGGCCGTGGACAAGGTGATCCGCGAGAACACGCTGGAGAAGTTCGGCCCGGTGCGCAGCGTGCGGCCCACGCTGGTCTTCGAGCTGGCCTTCGAAGGCATCGCGCGCAGCGCGCGGCACAAGAGCGGTGTGGCGCTGCGCTTCCCGCGCATGCAGCGCATCCGCTACGACAAGCCCTTGCACGAGGCCAACACCCTGCAGGACCTGGAGCAACTGCTCGGCTGA